TTTTTTCCGTTACCCGTTTATCTTTAATATCCAAAGTTGATCAAAACCAGATGGTAGTGTTTGTTCAAGATCGAAAAAGTGGTCAAATTTTAGAGAAGGTTCGGATGAGGTTGTTAGAAAATAATCAAGTGGTCAGCGAAGGAGAAACCAATTCTGAAGGTCTTTGGTCAAAAACCGAACTGAAACAAAAAGAAATGACCATAATGGCTCAAATGGACAATGAATATGCTTTTATGAACATTTATCCTTATTATTTTGATAGCAGCTCTAAACTTGATGTTTTTATTTATACTGAAAGGCCGCTCTACAAGCCGGGTCAACGAGTTTATTTTAAGTCTCTATTACGAGAAAAATTAGCAACCAGTTACTTTGCACCTCCTCCTGGAGAGAAAGTGAAAGCGGTTCTTACCGATTATCGAGATAATATCTATTCCAGTACAGAACTAGTTTCTGATGAGTATGGAAATCTATCATCCTGGTTTGACCTTCCGATGTCTCTTGATGAGGGAGATTATTTGATTAAACTATCCTGGAAAAACAGCGATTTCTATCGGATGGTATCCATTGAAAACTATGAAAAACCATCATTTGAGGCTGAAGTAAAAACCGAAAAAGAAACTTACGCTAATCGGGAAAAAGTGACCGTTAAAGTTCAAGCCAATTATTATTCAGGGCAACCACTCACTCCTGGAACTTTTCGATATCAAATCCTTCGCTATCCAATGTATTACTGGAGATATGGCTTTCAGAGTGAGATGGTTGAAGAAAATACTGGAACTCTTGACGAAAATGGAGAAGCGGAAATAACTTTTATTCCTGAAGTAGAGGGGAACGCCTATTGGTATGAGGCGCAAGTCGGAGTATTTGATGCTGCTTATCGAGGAGTACAAAAAACAGCACAAGTAAAAGTTTTGATGGGGGATTTTGCTCTGGTTCTTAAGTCGAATCGCTATTTCGTTGGAATGAACCAAAATCTCCAATATACTATTGAAGCTTTTGATGCTGAAGAAAAAAAGGTGGACGTTGGAAAAGTTTACGCAACAATATATCTCTTGACTTGGGATAAAGAAAAGAAAGATTGGAATGAAACATCGGCAAAGCTTTTTTCCTTTGAAGTTGTCAATGGAAAGGCCGATATTGATTTTGCTATGGAGAAACCCGGATACTACCGTTTGGAATGCGAAACCCGTGATGAGAAAGGGAATACCATAACCGCTTCTGATACTTTTTATGTCACCGGATCTGGGTTTTATCTTCCTACTACCGGGATAGAACTTCATCTCGACAAAAAAGAATATAAAGTCGGTGAAACTGCAAATGTACTTGTTGTTCCACCGGTTACCGAAGAATTTCCTCATTTATTAACCATTGAGGGAGAAAAAATTCACCAGATTGAAGTGAAATCTACGGTTAAAGGACCCTATCAGGTTTCGATACCGATAACCAAAGACTATATATTGGGTTGTTATGTAACTTTGTCGGCCTTTTATAATGGTAATTATTACAATGAAAGTATTCAAATTCCAGTAATTCCAGAGAAAGAGCTCCTGGTAAAAATTTCAACCGAGAAAGAAGTTTACCTTCCTCAAGAAAAAGGGAAACTCAAAGTAACAATTTTAGGGAACGATTCCCTTCCCAGAAAATGCGACTTTTCATTAGCCATTGTGGATCAAGCAATTTTTGATATATCCTGGCAATGGTGGGAAAAGATCTATGAGCATTATTATCAAAATTTATATAATAGAGTTTATACTCAGTCATCATGGTACGAATATTTTTATGGTCAGGGAGAAACAGTTCAAAATGTTCGTCCACAATTTAAGGGAAATGGTCGAGGCGGAGCGGGGGAACCAACCGTGCGAAAATACTTCCCCGACACTCTGCTTTGGATGCCAAGTATAAAAACCAATCAACAAGGAGAAGCTGAAATTGAATTTACCTGCCCTGACAATCTAGCCAGTTGGAGAGTTGAAGTCAGAGCCAACACCGCGGATGAATTTGGAGAATCAGTTATTAACTTTAGAACATCCAGTCCTTTTGCTTTCCGAGTAGAATTGCCTCCATTTCTTTCACAGGGAGATACGATCCAAACCCAAATGACTCTTTGGAACGAATATCCAAAGCAAAAGGTTCGGCTTGAAGCTCAAACTGGTTCTGAAATAAAAATTGGAACCTATCCCCCTGAGGTGGAGATTGATGCCAATCAAAATTTAGTCATTCCAGTACAATTTCAAGCAATTGAAGCTGGTTTACCATATGTCAGAATGTATGCTCGCGGTGATTTGGCAGGAGATGCCATTGAAGTCACTCAAAAGGTTAAACCTCGCGGTGTTGAAATTGAACAATTTTTTACAACTTTTGTCTCCGACGAAAAAGGTCAACTCAATTTCACTTATCAACCGGAGATGTTTAATCACCCGCCCCAAGTAGAATGTATATTGTATCGAAATCTCAATGGAGTTTTTTATCAGATCATGGAAGATATGTACTATTATCCCTATGGTTGTACTGAACAAACTTCTAGTAGAATTATCTCTCTCCTTTCTTTGCCCCTTCCCGATAATTTAGAATGGACCAAAACCGTACCGCGGGAAATCCAGGAAGGAATTTATCAGCTCTATGCTTTGCAACACTATGATGGAGGTTGGGGCTGGTGGAACTTGGATGACAGTAATGTTTTTAATACATCCCATGCCCTTCTGGCTTTAATTACGGCTCGGGAAAAGGGATATTTGGTTTCCGAAAATTCCATTCTCCAGGCAAAATCCTATTTAATGAGCATCAACAAGGACCTGGTTCCTTGGGAGAAAGCCATGAGCTATTATGTGTTAAGTCAGGACGGAGAGAAAATTACCGACCTGACTTCTTTTGAAATAGATAAAAGGTTAGAAAGGATGGATGTAAAAGAGCTTGCTTGGCTAAGCTTGGTTGCGCAAGGAAAAGCCCAGCAAAGCTTACTGAAAGAACTGATAAAAAGAGCGCAACCAATTGGAGATGCGGTATTTTATGGTTATTCCAATCCGGAAAAACCTTGGGAAGATGATCGATTCTTAGCAACCTGTTGGGCAACCCTGGCATTGAATAAGGAGAATAGATCCATTGCTGAAAAGTCCTTCCTTTGGTTGCTGCGCAATATACAATCCGAGTGGTATATCAATACCATAGAAAAAGCTTACTTTATGAAACTGGCTCTGCTATTTCAAGAAGAATCCATGGTTTCTAAAACCCGTTATCAAATCATGCTGAACTCGGAAAAAACCACAGAAGGTCAATTCGAGTCGGATAGCTTTAGTAAAAAAATTGATTTGAATGGAGAAAAGTTACTTTCTGGAGAAAACCAACTCGAATTGTTCGGAGAAGGGGTTTACCTCATGACGGTTAAAATAAGAGGTTTTACTTCCGGCTTGCCTCCTTCATCTCAAATCAAAGTGAGTAAAAACTATTGGAAACTCAAACCAATAAAAAACGAAGAGGGTAATTTTATATTTACCAAAGAAGCGATTTCATCACTACAACCCGGGGATGAATTGGTATGCGAGATACTTATTGAAAGCCCCCATCAATTCGATAATTTGGTTATAGAAGATGGTATGGCAGCAGGCTTTGAATTGATTCGGAATGATTATGTTTACCAACTTCAAGAAGACCGAGCTCATAATAATTCTGATTTCCCAATTTATGTTAATAAAAAAATTTATGACCAGCTTCCGGTCCTTTTCGTTTCCCGTATTGAAGAAGGGGAAAATATGATAAGATACTATCTAAGGGTCCGGGATGCAGGCTCATTTTATGTACGACCTACCCAAGCCTATTTAATGTATTTCCCGGAAGTGCGGGGGTACTCTAAAGAGCATGAGTTTACCAGTGGAAGATGAATATCACTGTAGCAAGCGTCATTTGGCGCTTGCTACAGTGATATTTTTACTTATTATCATATCAACACCGGTTTGGTGTTTGAGTACGACCTATATAGCTCTTTCTGGTCAATTACAATACCCACAATTCGAGATGGAACGATGCCTGGAAAGGGCAGCTGATACCGTCCATTTTTATACGGGTTTAAATACAGAAATAAACATACGAATCATTCTTCATCCTGATGGTTTCACTTTCCGTAGCCATGCCTTTCCCAGTTGGTCAGCTGCAGTATATCGAGAAGGCGAGATTCATCTTCGGAATCCCCACCATTTACTCAAAAAGGGTATATTAGAGAATGTTCTATCTCACGAGTTTTTCCATGCTGTTATTCGCCAAAACGGCCTTTTTCTTCCTCAGTGGTTTGAAGAAGGTTTTGCTTATTTCCTTTTTCCTGCCTCGCTACAAGAGTTAAACGGCAAAATGAATGATGAAGACTCCTCTAAAATTAAAGCCCTGGATTTTTATAGCGATTCCTATATCATGGTTAGGAAATTAATGGAAGGAAAAAGCCAGAGAGAAATTCAGGATTTTTTCCTTTTTTGTAAAGAGGTGGATTTTTACACCGCCTCTCAAAAATATTTTAAGATTTCTGTCTATTGAAGAAAGGAGCAAAAAGGAGAATAAATGAATTATGCAACAACATTACTCCTTATATTCTTTTTAATATTTATTAATGCATTTTTTGCAGCTTCAGAAATAGCTGTTATATCTTTGCGACGGAGCAAGTTAAAACTCCTGGAAAGCGACAAATCAAAACAAGTCGAGACAGTAAATCGATTGTTAAAAAATCCGAGTCAATTTTTAGCCACCATCCAAATTGGCGTGACAATGGCTGGATTTTTTGCCAGTGCAACCGGTGCGGTTTCGCTGTCGCACAATCTTGGGAGAAAATTAGAAGCTACCGGGTTACCAATACTGGGTCGTTTTGGCGAAGAGATAGCATTGATTGCTGTTACGCTGGTCATCTCCTACTTGACCCTGGTATTTGGAGAACTGGTTCCCAAACGGATAGCCATGAGCAATCCAGAAGCCTTATCGATTCGGTTGGCGAAACCCTTAGAGTATTTACTCATTGCCTTTAAGCCGATGGCACTTATACTTTCGGCATCAACCGATTTTATTTCCCGTCTGTTTGGAATTACCCATATTGACCATTCAACTCATACTGATGAAGAGCTCCGGATATTTATCACAGAACAACGAACCGTTCCAATTGAAGAAAAGGTTTTAATCAATGAAGTATTTGAGTTTGGAGATACCATGGCTTATGAAGTCATGACTCCTCGGACCGATATGGTATGCATCGAAGACAACTCGACGCTAAAGGAATTTCTTGATTTATCAATGAATTCTCATTTCTCAAGAATACCGGTTTTTCGAGATGATTTAGATAATATTTTAGGATTTGTTCATATTAAAGATGTTCTTCCTTCCTTAGAAAAATTAGGAAATGATGATATAAAAGTTCGACAGTTTATGCGACCGGTTCATTTTATCCCAGCTACCAAAAAGATTATCGAACTCTTGAGAGAGCTACAGCAAAAAAGAATCCATATGGCAATTGTTTTGGATGAATATGGGGGGACAGCTGGACTGGTAACCATCGAGGATCTTCTTGAAGAACTGGTTGGTGAAATTCGCGATGAACATGATCAAGAAGCCCCGCCTTATCGTCAGGTTAGCGAAAACGAATATTTAGTGGATGCTTCGACACCGATTGT
The sequence above is drawn from the Candidatus Atribacteria bacterium ADurb.Bin276 genome and encodes:
- the corC gene encoding Magnesium and cobalt efflux protein CorC, with amino-acid sequence MNYATTLLLIFFLIFINAFFAASEIAVISLRRSKLKLLESDKSKQVETVNRLLKNPSQFLATIQIGVTMAGFFASATGAVSLSHNLGRKLEATGLPILGRFGEEIALIAVTLVISYLTLVFGELVPKRIAMSNPEALSIRLAKPLEYLLIAFKPMALILSASTDFISRLFGITHIDHSTHTDEELRIFITEQRTVPIEEKVLINEVFEFGDTMAYEVMTPRTDMVCIEDNSTLKEFLDLSMNSHFSRIPVFRDDLDNILGFVHIKDVLPSLEKLGNDDIKVRQFMRPVHFIPATKKIIELLRELQQKRIHMAIVLDEYGGTAGLVTIEDLLEELVGEIRDEHDQEAPPYRQVSENEYLVDASTPIVDLNELLYLQIPESEEFESIGGLVMEYLGKIPELGEIVDIDHYQIKVERMKGKRIVTLRLMVKNLKEEEDHGETDLSS
- a CDS encoding hypothetical protein (Alpha-2-macroglobulin family N-terminal region), with protein sequence MKLLSWISLVFVIVFIFLSGSSFASPYISLSVPAHIYPGESIEARVNVSEIKSLQMSLFRIDEPENYILESNKEYFFSIDTWRPKRPLNEQEKWQNLKFSFFQSLRGIASKVLSPSLKQSLKDILGIEGSIPARPIEITSDDYHRNSSLLKSWLQEIRYSKDDFYAYQTITLNPLQEGVYLLTAAGGGKEARVIFSVTRLSLISKVDQNQMVVFVQDRKSGQILEKVRMRLLENNQVVSEGETNSEGLWSKTELKQKEMTIMAQMDNEYAFMNIYPYYFDSSSKLDVFIYTERPLYKPGQRVYFKSLLREKLATSYFAPPPGEKVKAVLTDYRDNIYSSTELVSDEYGNLSSWFDLPMSLDEGDYLIKLSWKNSDFYRMVSIENYEKPSFEAEVKTEKETYANREKVTVKVQANYYSGQPLTPGTFRYQILRYPMYYWRYGFQSEMVEENTGTLDENGEAEITFIPEVEGNAYWYEAQVGVFDAAYRGVQKTAQVKVLMGDFALVLKSNRYFVGMNQNLQYTIEAFDAEEKKVDVGKVYATIYLLTWDKEKKDWNETSAKLFSFEVVNGKADIDFAMEKPGYYRLECETRDEKGNTITASDTFYVTGSGFYLPTTGIELHLDKKEYKVGETANVLVVPPVTEEFPHLLTIEGEKIHQIEVKSTVKGPYQVSIPITKDYILGCYVTLSAFYNGNYYNESIQIPVIPEKELLVKISTEKEVYLPQEKGKLKVTILGNDSLPRKCDFSLAIVDQAIFDISWQWWEKIYEHYYQNLYNRVYTQSSWYEYFYGQGETVQNVRPQFKGNGRGGAGEPTVRKYFPDTLLWMPSIKTNQQGEAEIEFTCPDNLASWRVEVRANTADEFGESVINFRTSSPFAFRVELPPFLSQGDTIQTQMTLWNEYPKQKVRLEAQTGSEIKIGTYPPEVEIDANQNLVIPVQFQAIEAGLPYVRMYARGDLAGDAIEVTQKVKPRGVEIEQFFTTFVSDEKGQLNFTYQPEMFNHPPQVECILYRNLNGVFYQIMEDMYYYPYGCTEQTSSRIISLLSLPLPDNLEWTKTVPREIQEGIYQLYALQHYDGGWGWWNLDDSNVFNTSHALLALITAREKGYLVSENSILQAKSYLMSINKDLVPWEKAMSYYVLSQDGEKITDLTSFEIDKRLERMDVKELAWLSLVAQGKAQQSLLKELIKRAQPIGDAVFYGYSNPEKPWEDDRFLATCWATLALNKENRSIAEKSFLWLLRNIQSEWYINTIEKAYFMKLALLFQEESMVSKTRYQIMLNSEKTTEGQFESDSFSKKIDLNGEKLLSGENQLELFGEGVYLMTVKIRGFTSGLPPSSQIKVSKNYWKLKPIKNEEGNFIFTKEAISSLQPGDELVCEILIESPHQFDNLVIEDGMAAGFELIRNDYVYQLQEDRAHNNSDFPIYVNKKIYDQLPVLFVSRIEEGENMIRYYLRVRDAGSFYVRPTQAYLMYFPEVRGYSKEHEFTSGR